In the Malus domestica chromosome 16, GDT2T_hap1 genome, one interval contains:
- the LOC139192930 gene encoding uncharacterized protein, whose product MDRRKLLLILLLEMSYLETICICTILVVMMLRGKQRHVERPTLTNRSLIRREISLCYLNGIIGNTDTECVNELRMDRRTFGILCDLLRQDGRVKTDGLVSVEEQVCMTLQILAHHTKNRSVGGRFYRSGETISRYFNSVLQGILRLQGILLKVPQPVPIDSTDPRWRCFKNCLGALDGTHIDVHVPEIDKPRYRTRKGRVATNVLGVCSGDMQFIYVFPGWEGSASDSRVLHDAISRPNGFKVPAGMDNENFLNATQEPKGRRRKWEAFEEEVLLGVLEDFVARKQRCDTGAFKQGTLVEIAKAVNVLCPHSNIKANPHIESKLKKWKKTYSMVVDMINTSGFAWNDVKKCVEVDSDDAWQTYVQRNKEADGWRSKPFPLFDRFAYIFGKDRATGNVAETPAQMVDEQSHDHVGESDIGGDNFVSSMNQQSQQSTPSENSQRKRKRAVGSSSDGTEAIISGLKDFYVESGKRMQMVTEALVQGTADHTDIANELEAMGLSPMDQIDALSLILDKPKNVGVFRAIKPELKKVFVQRLLSDNASG is encoded by the exons atggatcgaaggaagcttttattgatcttattgttagagatgtcttatttggagacaatttgtatttgtacgattcttgtggtgatgatgctacgtggcaaacagagacatgttgaacgacccacattgactaaccgttcacttattagacgagagattagtttgtgttatctgaatggtataatagggaatactgatactgaatgtgtcaacgaattgagaatggatagaaggacttttggcatattatgcgacttacttcgtcaagatgggagggtaaaaactgatggtttggtgtctgtagaggaacaggtgtgtatgactttacaaatattagcacatcatactaagaatcgtagtgttggcggtagattttataggtcgggagagactataagtaggtatttcaatagcgtattgcaaggaattttgcgattacaaggtatcctactaaaagtcccccagcctgtgcctattgattctacagatcctaggtggcgatgttttaag aattgcttgggagcattggatggaacacacattgatgtgcatgtacctgaaattgacaaaccaagataccgaacaagaaagggtcgagtcgcaactaatgtgttaggtgtgtgttcaggagatatgcagttcatatatgtgtttccggggtgggagggttccgcatcagactctagagtgctacatgatgcaattagtaggcctaatggttttaaggtaccagcgg gtatggataacgaaaattttttgaatgctactcaagagccaaaaggaagaaggcgtaaatgggaagcatttgaggaagaagtattactaggagttcttgaggattttgttgctcggaagcaacggtgtgacaccggtgctttcaaacaaggtactttggttgaaatagcaaaagctgtcaatgttttatgtcctcattcaaatataaaggcaaatccacatattgagtccaagttgaagaaatggaaaaaaacatatagtatggtcgttgacatgataaacacaagtggatttgcatggaatgatgtcaaaaagtgcgttgaagttgatagtgatgacgcatggcaaacttatgtgcag agaaataaagaagccgatggatggagaagcaaaccttttccactgtttgatagatttgcatatatatttggaaaagatcgggctacgggtaatgtagccgaaacccctgctcaaatggtggatgaacaaagtcatgatcatgttggtgaaagtgatattggaggtgataattttgtttcttcaatgaaccaacaaagccaacaaagcaccccatctgaaaatagccaaagaaagaggaaaagagctgtgggaagttcaagtgatggaaccgaggcaattatcagtggactgaaagatttttatgttgaaagtgggaagaggatgcaaatggtaactgaagctttagttcaaggtactgcagatcatactgacatagctaatgaacttgaagcaatgggtctctctcctatggatcaaattgatgcattgtctcttattttggataaaccaaaaaatgtgggagtgttcagggcaatcaaaccggaactcaagaaagtgttcgtccaaaggcttttaagcgacaacgcaagcggatga